The segment tttatgaGCGTTTATGATCACTTGTTCTCATGTTGTCTTTTTGGTTTCGTCTCCTGTGCGccttcccatttacaccagagatctgtatataatgatgagATGCACGTCTCCACCCTAACAAAGGGGGttgttgtcccaaaggcgggaaggcaagcgacaagcttaggtccaaaataagcccattaAAACGCactgggcttattttggacagattttagCGCGCATGAAACCGctcgcttcacctcttcctctggtttacacacacaccaagcccctctTCCTGTcactcacaacaacaaagatgaGAGCTCACTTCTTCCTCCTTGACAAGTggtttcaactcgctatttgcatttgagagaggaaacaaatacattttaaagagAAATTGCAGAAAGGAGTAGTGGAGAAAGTAAAAGTTACAAGTCCATTATGATATTCTGAGAGAGCATCTTGGCATGTATAACAAAGCAATTAGAAATGCCAGGCGGGCTCATTTTTGTAACTTGATCACTATTAATCAGAATAATTCCACAGTGCTCTTCTCGACCATTGATGGCCTGATAAATCCTACCCTCGCAAACCTATGTGAACTTTCCTCTACATCTAAATGTGATGAGTTTGCGGCATATTTCAGagatacccagcctaatgttTATCAGTCAAGCAAGACCTGATGAAGTTTGATATGTGCCCTAGACTACCACGCAAAGACACTATGGATTTATTTTCCCTGGTTGACACAGACATGCTCAGGAAAGTGATATCACAACTTAAGCCTTCTACCTGCCTTCTCAATCCTATCCCCACCTTCTTCAAAACAGTTTTTAATTGCATATCTGAAGAATTGAAAGCTATTGTTAATCACTCCCTGTTCACAGGCACTTTCCCCACTGCAATAAACTGCTATGGTGAAACCCCTTCAGAAGAAAAGTAATCTAGATTCTTCAGCTTTTAGCAATTTTCGGCTATGTTCCAAACTTCCATTCTTAACCAATTTCTCCAGATTTTTGCTTTTCAAACGGCTTCTTTTTTTTCAATCTGGTTTTCAGGACTAGCACAAAGACAGCCTTTGTTAAAATTGTAAATTATTTTTGAGGCAACACAGATgccaaacagctctctgtccttTGTACTCTTGGATTTAAGTGCTTCATTCAACACTGTTGACCatgatgtccttctggacagGTGGGTTGGCCTCCCCAGTCCAGTTCTAAAATGGGTTAGTACCTATTTAACCAGTGAGTTAATTTAACCAGTGGTTAATTTAACCTATTTAACCAGTGGGTTctgttcagtttatatatgttaccccttggcagtgttatcagaaagcacagcattgattatcactgctatgcagacaatACACAACTTTTTACATTAgtgtcaccagaggattttagATCCACAGATAAATTATTAGACTGaattagtgatttaaatacttggatggctcacaacttcctccaACTAAATCAAGTCAAGACCGAGGTGGTACTTGTTGGAGCCAAAGAACAGAGAGAATCTGTCCGCACCTATTCATTCACGGAAAAGACagataaaacaccaggtaaaaaacgaggtgttattttagattctgaactcCATTTCGACTCACGCATTAGGAATGTGACATCTTTTTACCACCAgaggaacattgccaaggtgTGGCCAATTCTCTCTtgggctgatacagagagactcttCCATGCTTGTGTTACAACCAGGCTTGTCTACTGTAATGCTCttctgtctggtctacccaagaaagtcATTGGTTAACTgcaaaaacatacagaatgctgcagcactggtactgaccaagaccagacggacagcacacattacaccggttttaaggtctcgGTACTGGCTGCCTGTACATTTTTAGAATTAatttctattggtttttaaatcaatccacgattgttcaccccaatacatgtcagacatgcatTTAAGTTATGTACCTAGTAGGTCTCTCAGGTCCTCTGgcgcactggccttttaactatcccaaagcctgggaccaggagtcatggagaggcagcctttagttactatgcctctGGAATAGTCTTTAAATGCCTTTTAAACGTGCTTtcatcaccatcttaaataatcatgccccgttcaaaaaggtagaactaagaacagattatagcccttggttcaccccagacttgactgcccttgaccagtacaaaaacatcctgtggcgttctgcatttgcatcgaatagcccccgcgatatgcaacttttcatggaagtcaggaaccaatatacacaggcagttaggaaagctaaggctagctttttcaagcagaaatttgcatcctgtagcactaattccaaaaagtttcaAACGTAATGATGATaattgtggccaaacagttctatttttgtttcatcagaccagaggacatttctccaaaacgtatgatctttgtccccatgtgcagtttcaaaccgtagtctggcttttttattgcggttttggagcagtggcttcttccttgctgagcggcctttcagcttatgtcgatataggactcattttactgtggatatagatacttttgtacctgtttcctccagcatcttcacaaggtcctttgctgttgttctgggattgatttgcacttttcgcacctaagtacggtcatctctaggagacagaacacgtctccttcctgagcggtatgacggctgcgtggtcccatggtgtttatatttgcgtactattgtttgtacagacgaacgtggtaccttcaggcgtttggaaattgctcccaaggatgaaccagacttgtggaggtctacaatttgttttgtttttctgaggtcttggctgatttcttttgattttcctatgatgtcaactaaagagccactgagtttgaaggtaggccttgaaagacatccacaggtacacctccaattgactcaaattatgtcaattagcctatcagaaggctctaaagccatgatattcattttctggaatttcccaagctgtttaaaggcacagtcaacttaatgtatgtaaacttctgacccaatgtaattgtgatgcagtgaaataatctgactgtaaacaattgttggaaaaaatgacttgtcatgcagaaagtaaatgtcctaaccgatttgccaaaactatagtttcttaacaagaagtttgtggagtggttgaaacatgagttttaatgactccaacctaagtgtatgtaaacttccaacttcaactgaacatctggcccttctttggacactgttaacaaacctccaaatgagcttcaatgccatacaacactccttccgtggccgccaactgctcttaaatgctagtaaaactaaatgcatgctcttcaaccgattgctaccCGCCCGGCTAGCATCTCTACTCtcgacggttctgacctagaatatgtggacaactacaaatacctaggtgtctggctagactgtaaactctccttccagacttgcattaagcatctccaatccaaaattaaatctagaatcggcatcCTATTTCGCAATAACctacagcaggccacaaatgtccagaggtagcctgactgccattaggtaccgagatgagatcctcagaccccttgtgagaccatatgctgacacatgcacatttgtggcctgctggaggtcattttgcagggctctggcagtgctcctccttgcacaaaggcggaggtagcttagtggtgagcttggagggcacatgtcagcaatcaagttttcaagatatataacttCTGAAATACACAAATACCAGCAGCATCATATTATGATCCAAAACGcagctgtattttgaaagttatacaTCTTAACTCGATTGCTGAcatacaaaacattttgggactatatcaactatggactaatgaaacaaatagcaaaagagtggagttttcctttaatcGGCAGACGCTGTCACACTGAACAAGCCAAGACGTCCGACAATTGTTTACGACCTAAGAATTTGCCCACCACGTGAACATTTTGTCTGGGATGGCAAAATCGTGGCATAAGGCAGCTAAAATCATGCAGTCTGTGCGGGCCTTTACTTGAACATTTTCTCTGGCCTGAATCAAGTTAGTTATGATGTTCGTGGAAAATATAGTTGTTGAGATTCAGTAAGATTGTTAGTCAAGATAGCATTTGAAGTGAATAGGCCTACGCTATTATAAATCATAACTAGTCATTCACTAACTAATTTGTCTAAACTGCGTTTACACAGACAGcccaattcagattttttttcggtcattggtattttgaccaatcagatctgatgtgaaaaaatctggtgtgattggtcaaaagtgtAAGCAAATGTCAGAATTGGGATGCCTGTCTATGCCACAACACGTAGCCTTACATGCCACAACACTGATTCTTATTCTGTGGGTACTGTGCTAGCCTTGTGCTAGCCTGGGTGCCAAGACAGCAGAAACAGGCTTGGCACCCAGCCTAGGATCATTCGGGGTCtataaatataaaacaattattaattggtctagttatTTTCCCTTTTGCATTATCTCACTGACTCTCCATCTTTTCAGGTGGTGTTTCCTGAAGAATTCAGACCTGATTTTGACCAAGTGCTTCAGGAACTGGTCTGTGACTTCCTCACTCGGCTGGAAGAGCTGCTTACACTACCAGACTTTAAGCAGGTGCAGAAATCACTTTCGTAAGACAGTCTTGAGACAACAGCATTCAAATTAATAACTGTAGTTGGCCTGGAATCTATTTTGGCATTTTGTGTCCCTCTTTTCCCTAGACTGCATTGTTGCTGAGTGCTGGCTCCTCTGGCCTAGATGAATGCCTGCAGTCTTTCTCTCACTCAGAAGATCTTCAGTTTCTACTCCAGAATTACAAACAATGCAGAACTTTGTACACAAACAGTAAGTTCATAGAAAAGTATAAATTTTTGTATGTATAATTTTAGCACCACATGGTCAGATAAGGTTTATTGATGTAACAACTGCATCTGAGGATCATAATCTGATTTATGTGCAGGAACTTACTCTCACCATGTTCCTTACCTTCCTTGTTCATTTGAAAGGGATTTAAAGTTGGAAGGATTAGCCAAATAAAGTGATGGATTGAAATGTAAATTATGGATTTGAGAAGTTTTGCCTCTAGGTGTTCAGAACACTCACCTAGATATTACTCAAAGTGTGTTTTTaatgtatttgtttttgtctGTGCAGTTTCCTCCTCTGACATTCCTCAGGAATCAGATATTGAATCTGATGCCTTCCCTGACCAGTTAAACCGTACCAATCTGGACACTGGTGTGGGGATGAGGACTGGGATACAAAGCAGAGACTGCCAAAGGATGGAGTTGGCATCACATTTAGTGGAAATGGGAAGCACAAGAGATATTATAGGCTGCGATGAAACCTGTGATGAAGGGAATGAAGATGATATTGATGTAGAGGATGACCCAACACAGAAAAGGTATGAGAAtaaatgtatttttgttgtttCAAACGGTACAGTTGGTAAATAACCATTTGGATTTGGACAGTCTATCAAACAAACTTACCACTTAACCCAGTGTTTTTTTGCCTTTCACAGGGCTGGTTCTGGTCTTTCTCCTACCAGTGTCATGCAAGGTGGTGATACAGGTGAGACCTCACAAACTTTTAGTCAAGTACATTTACCCTTTGGATAGCCTCAGCTGACCGTTGTGGGGCAATGGTAGGGGAAACTTCCTCATGAGTTCaatatttgtattcatttttcCGCAGACACCGTTGCAGGGGTATCGTTTCAGGTGTTGACTCCCCTTTCTTCAGCTTCAAATGAGTGTGCCCCATCTACTTCCAGTTCATCACACATGAACATTTTCCACCAGTGTCCTCAGTGTGGGAAGTGCTTTAATTATCagtctcaacttgttcaacaccAGCAAATTCACTGTGGGGATAATCCATACAAGTGCTCCAACTGCGGGAATAGATTCAAATTCTTTACAAGTCTGTCAAATCATAAGAGGATGCAATGTGTGGGCACTGCCTTTAGCTGCCTGAAGTGCTGGAGAGAGTTTGGTTCTCTGCGTGAGAAATTGAGACACCAGTGTCCACACAACGAAGTCATGTACATCTGTCCACAGAGCGGGAAGAGTTTTAAGACGCCACAGCAACAACCATTCCAGTGCCGTCATTGCGCAATGGCCTTTTCCGAAATGGATCAACTGCATGCTCATGAAAAAATTCACGGAATCCCCCAAACTCTTGACTGTCACACATGTGGAATTACCTTCAGCAACTTGCCCAGCCTCGTGCACCACGTGGAAGCCCACAAGAGGTCGGATCTGAGGCCATCGTCGCACCTTCCAAAGAAGAAGAAAGGATTGCAGCTTCCGAAAACTCACCATTGTCACCAATGTGGAAAGTCCTTTGTAACAAACCGACGCCTTAAGGATCACGTGCGTACTCATTTGAATTATCGTCCCTTCCCCTGCTCCTACTGTGGAAAATGTTTCACCCAGAAAGGTAATCTCAATGTGCACATAAGGATCCACACAGGGGAGAGACCCTACATGTGCTCTGTGTGTGGGAAGACCTTTCAGTCAGCAGGGAATCTGCAGGTACACCAGCGATTTCACACTGGGGAGAAACCCTACCAATGCAAAGAGTGTGACAAACGTTTTACTAAGTCGAGCCATTTAGTTGTTCACATGCGTGGGCATACTGGAGAGCGTCCCTTCACTTGTAATGAATGTGGAAGGAGTTTTATCCGGAAAACTTGCTTAAAGAAACATTTGCTAGTTCATTCAGGGCAGAAGCCTTATTCACGTCCTCGTTGCCCGAATAATTCCAAGCGCAATTCACAACCAAGCTATCACATGAAGGAGAATCCTACTAATGCGCCCGCCATGGCTGGACATGCGACCTCCATGGCTGGACATGCGGCCGCCATGGCTGGACATGTGGCCGCCGTGGCTGGACATGTGGCCGTACCAGCAATCTATCATGACAGCCTTAACATAAAAATGTTGGCACATGTTGGCATGTCCCGAGGATATGCCATGGAGAGACTAGGAGGCGGTCCTTCAAATTGTTGAACGCTGCCCTGCGCATAGAGAAATGTCCCAATACTTCCCCCCCCCCGGCCCTACCTCTCACTTTTGAGTAGCCCTCTTAGTGGGTAGTTGGGAGTGCAATTCGCTAGCGAAGCAACAAGTTATTGGGGAAAAGAAATACTAGTCCAGAGAGATTAATGGGTGTTCTAATTATTGTTAACACGGAAACAACGATATTTTTCATTGTAGGTTTCAAACAAACGCTCTGCAATGGCTTCATGCACGGAATTTAATTGGAACAACTAAGAATTTATCATTAACACAGAAACAAAGGAATTGTCCAATGTAGGTTTTCCAGAAACGTGCAGAAATGGCGTCATTCTCGGATGGGGGAGGGGCTTTGATAGGTGAGGTGGGGTGTAGACTCTCTAGTCTTTCTCTATACATCATGTCTCAGAACCTCATCAAGTAGCTGATTTGGTTGCCAAGGTTACCGGACCAGTTAAGAAGCTACTTTATAGTTTCATGTGATATTCTGTTTTTCTCATTACAAATATTATTCCTTTACAGATGTATTAGACATGTAGAGCTGTTTGCATGTACACATGTTTATGTAATAGGAGCGGTAGTCATGGATAGAGGTTGAACTGGTGAAATGCATGTGCAATTGTAATATAAGTATTTACTCTAACAGTAATAATGATAATGTGTTATTTGATAAGCGTATTTCTAGACTTTCAAGGAATCTAGAAAAATGTATTTTCTGGTGTTATATTTGGAGGGTTGTGATATTCTTTGTTATACTTATTATTAAAAGTTTTAATACTTAAgcttctatttatttattttaagggCACTCAGCACTGTGCTCTCTCCGTGTTACTTGTGACCAACCTGCACAATCGCATGCTATCGTAAGGCCATTAGGTTGTGTGTTCTGTTTTCTGGGTTATTGGCTGCTcacaactagggttgcaaagggtcggaaacattctgggaaatttctggaaattttccatgggaagttaagcccgggaattttgcttaaattcatcaaaaaagttagctcaTAAAAGTGAACCTTTTTTttgttgtgggatacacataaggcatttctaggtcttgtggcatattttggttaaactatctccaattcaatggaattgcaaccctctgcatgcacagtgcactcttccatcacatgtacagctgattctcaagatcttgcacacaaatgagatgctattgagttcacactactacactgtctgagccaaggactacatgctttctggtaagttttgattacaatactgggtggggtgaatatattttatatggcatacattattttttgttaactagtaaacagtagcctacagcaaagtgtgtttaaatcatttctaacttgttaacaatttctgctagttagtttttgctaccatgtgggttttcgCCTGCTAACTgaagtgttaattcacctgtttccatacatgtttcatttaaaaCAATTATCttacaaagaagttgtttaatctaactgtttAACtatatctgtacatggaattgtatttgttgttt is part of the Salvelinus fontinalis isolate EN_2023a chromosome 39, ASM2944872v1, whole genome shotgun sequence genome and harbors:
- the LOC129838937 gene encoding zinc finger protein ZFMSA12A-like isoform X1 — translated: MRRSLAKVAKILIGTWAIMDSPIPLSSLRLLVPPLRLMSAFMWQVAQQRAIKHYGKLEEFVTVVTQTVPELMTDRQRTLLILGLRARVNPVSLQTLLYRIKSSQHAQSNDAGIESPEANFSKLTQNLIIDPVEREHFVQVVFPEEFRPDFDQVLQELVCDFLTRLEELLTLPDFKQTALLLSAGSSGLDECLQSFSHSEDLQFLLQNYKQCRTLYTNISSSDIPQESDIESDAFPDQLNRTNLDTGVGMRTGIQSRDCQRMELASHLVEMGSTRDIIGCDETCDEGNEDDIDVEDDPTQKRAGSGLSPTSVMQGGDTDTVAGVSFQVLTPLSSASNECAPSTSSSSHMNIFHQCPQCGKCFNYQSQLVQHQQIHCGDNPYKCSNCGNRFKFFTSLSNHKRMQCVGTAFSCLKCWREFGSLREKLRHQCPHNEVMYICPQSGKSFKTPQQQPFQCRHCAMAFSEMDQLHAHEKIHGIPQTLDCHTCGITFSNLPSLVHHVEAHKRSDLRPSSHLPKKKKGLQLPKTHHCHQCGKSFVTNRRLKDHVRTHLNYRPFPCSYCGKCFTQKGNLNVHIRIHTGERPYMCSVCGKTFQSAGNLQVHQRFHTGEKPYQCKECDKRFTKSSHLVVHMRGHTGERPFTCNECGRSFIRKTCLKKHLLVHSGQKPYSRPRCPNNSKRNSQPSYHMKENPTNAPAMAGHATSMAGHAAAMAGHVAAVAGHVAVPAIYHDSLNIKMLAHVGMSRGYAMERLGGGPSNC
- the LOC129838937 gene encoding zinc finger protein ZFMSA12A-like isoform X2, with the protein product MTDRQRTLLILGLRARVNPVSLQTLLYRIKSSQHAQSNDAGIESPEANFSKLTQNLIIDPVEREHFVQVVFPEEFRPDFDQVLQELVCDFLTRLEELLTLPDFKQTALLLSAGSSGLDECLQSFSHSEDLQFLLQNYKQCRTLYTNISSSDIPQESDIESDAFPDQLNRTNLDTGVGMRTGIQSRDCQRMELASHLVEMGSTRDIIGCDETCDEGNEDDIDVEDDPTQKRAGSGLSPTSVMQGGDTDTVAGVSFQVLTPLSSASNECAPSTSSSSHMNIFHQCPQCGKCFNYQSQLVQHQQIHCGDNPYKCSNCGNRFKFFTSLSNHKRMQCVGTAFSCLKCWREFGSLREKLRHQCPHNEVMYICPQSGKSFKTPQQQPFQCRHCAMAFSEMDQLHAHEKIHGIPQTLDCHTCGITFSNLPSLVHHVEAHKRSDLRPSSHLPKKKKGLQLPKTHHCHQCGKSFVTNRRLKDHVRTHLNYRPFPCSYCGKCFTQKGNLNVHIRIHTGERPYMCSVCGKTFQSAGNLQVHQRFHTGEKPYQCKECDKRFTKSSHLVVHMRGHTGERPFTCNECGRSFIRKTCLKKHLLVHSGQKPYSRPRCPNNSKRNSQPSYHMKENPTNAPAMAGHATSMAGHAAAMAGHVAAVAGHVAVPAIYHDSLNIKMLAHVGMSRGYAMERLGGGPSNC